A genomic stretch from Shewanella sediminis HAW-EB3 includes:
- the fliS gene encoding flagellar export chaperone FliS, translating into MLNEHDPFNAYKQTSLDARAAAANPHEMVRMLLDGLLDEIERASGFMQRRSFEDKGKSINKCLNIVHGLGSMLDLENGGEVASGLNRLYDYCSRQLVTASVENNTQALEPITKVISNVREGWANLN; encoded by the coding sequence ATGTTGAATGAGCATGACCCCTTTAATGCATATAAACAGACCAGCCTCGATGCCAGGGCTGCAGCGGCGAATCCTCACGAGATGGTACGCATGTTACTCGATGGTCTTTTAGATGAGATAGAGCGGGCAAGCGGCTTTATGCAGAGGCGCAGTTTTGAGGATAAAGGTAAGAGTATTAATAAGTGCCTCAACATAGTACACGGGCTCGGATCTATGCTCGATTTAGAAAATGGCGGTGAAGTTGCCAGCGGGCTAAACCGCCTCTATGACTACTGCAGCCGTCAACTCGTTACCGCCAGTGTTGAAAATAACACTCAAGCTTTAGAACCCATTACCAAGGTAATTTCGAATGTCAGAGAAGGCTGGGCCAACCTCAATTGA
- the fliD gene encoding flagellar filament capping protein FliD, giving the protein MISGMSGSQFAEQLIGAERMGKDQLYQSNMTKHQTQLDAYEILEKSLNQMTKNLEKLDGDAFDSKTSTVSDDNASITVESGAATGSYDLYVKQLAQAHQISKSFSGEDAALPTSGVLTIQVGPDVADTLTLDMAVYNPGGNATVSDLTGMINSHPDNPGVQASLVRTGGQVELMLSSTETGADSTIDVKMDGADWGMTERRAAQDAELTLNGIDIKSSSNYLNNVIDGVSIELNKAHGVGESSTIKIESDTDASEQAVKDFVDSFNELMDQINQLTRSMGSSVLDDINDDNDKDKDEDDDDDDDDSPSSVTEDQLGALKGDSSVRMLQNSMRSAIFDPASNGMRLSDIGIEMTREGKLEIDEDKLAKALKDDPGAIEAMFTGSDNYVDRMDGIIDPFTKSNGYLDLKQENLDKQITRVEDNMARHDYQMEQRYQIYLAQFTAMEATINQLNSASALFY; this is encoded by the coding sequence ATGATTTCAGGTATGAGTGGATCCCAGTTTGCAGAACAACTCATCGGCGCTGAGCGAATGGGTAAAGATCAGCTGTATCAGAGCAATATGACTAAGCATCAGACCCAGCTTGATGCCTATGAAATACTCGAAAAAAGCCTGAATCAGATGACCAAAAATCTGGAAAAACTAGATGGCGATGCCTTCGACAGCAAGACCTCGACCGTAAGCGACGATAACGCATCGATCACCGTCGAAAGTGGTGCCGCAACGGGTAGCTATGACCTCTATGTCAAACAGCTGGCTCAGGCCCATCAGATATCCAAGAGTTTCAGTGGTGAAGATGCTGCTCTCCCCACAAGTGGTGTGCTCACTATCCAGGTTGGGCCGGATGTAGCAGACACCTTAACCCTGGATATGGCGGTATATAACCCAGGCGGTAACGCCACGGTCTCCGATCTCACCGGGATGATCAACAGCCACCCGGATAATCCGGGAGTACAAGCTTCATTGGTGCGCACCGGCGGTCAGGTTGAACTCATGCTCTCCTCTACAGAAACCGGCGCCGACAGCACTATCGACGTGAAGATGGATGGTGCTGACTGGGGCATGACCGAGCGCAGAGCGGCACAGGACGCCGAGCTTACCCTCAACGGTATCGATATAAAAAGCAGCAGTAACTACCTGAATAACGTCATCGATGGAGTGTCTATTGAGCTTAATAAGGCCCACGGCGTGGGCGAAAGCAGCACCATAAAAATAGAGTCAGATACCGATGCCAGTGAACAGGCGGTTAAAGATTTTGTGGACAGTTTCAACGAGCTGATGGATCAGATAAACCAACTGACACGTTCCATGGGAAGTTCGGTGCTGGATGACATCAATGACGACAATGATAAAGACAAGGATGAAGACGATGATGATGACGACGATGACAGCCCCTCTTCGGTCACAGAAGATCAGCTCGGCGCATTAAAGGGCGATTCGAGTGTCCGCATGCTGCAAAACAGCATGAGAAGCGCCATCTTCGATCCAGCATCAAACGGGATGCGTCTATCGGATATCGGCATTGAGATGACTCGAGAGGGTAAATTAGAGATAGATGAAGACAAGCTAGCCAAGGCCCTGAAAGATGATCCCGGTGCGATAGAGGCCATGTTCACCGGCAGCGATAATTATGTCGACAGAATGGACGGCATCATCGATCCCTTCACTAAATCCAACGGCTATTTAGATCTTAAACAAGAGAATCTGGATAAGCAGATCACCCGAGTCGAAGACAACATGGCTCGCCACGATTACCAGATGGAGCAGAGGTATCAAATCTACCTCGCCCAATTTACAGCAATGGAGGCCACCATCAACCAACTTAACTCGGCCAGCGCATTGTTTTACTAA
- a CDS encoding flagellin N-terminal helical domain-containing protein, with product MLSVQTNNASNIAQNSVNKSNDLLSNAMERLSTGLRINSAADDAAGLQIATRMNANVVGMETANRNVSDATSMLQTADGALDELTTIANRQKELATQAANGVNSTEDLAALDAEFQELSKEVTRIVTDTEYSGNKLFAELEAGVTFQIGASSGETLDVTTNAITAVAGDLKAGANAAIDLVDTFIDEVGAERSTLGANINRLGHTASNLTNVTENTKAAAGRIMDTDFAVETANMTKNQLLVQAGTNILSSANQNTGLVMSLLG from the coding sequence ATGTTATCTGTTCAGACTAATAATGCATCAAATATCGCACAAAACTCAGTAAACAAAAGCAACGACCTACTTAGCAATGCCATGGAGCGTCTATCTACGGGTCTACGAATCAACAGCGCGGCCGACGATGCTGCGGGTCTGCAGATTGCAACACGTATGAACGCTAACGTAGTCGGCATGGAAACGGCTAACCGTAACGTATCTGATGCGACCTCTATGCTACAGACTGCCGACGGCGCACTGGATGAACTTACCACTATCGCTAACCGCCAGAAAGAGCTGGCGACTCAAGCGGCTAACGGCGTGAACTCAACAGAAGATCTGGCGGCACTGGATGCTGAATTTCAGGAACTATCGAAAGAAGTAACACGTATCGTTACTGATACCGAATACTCAGGTAACAAGCTGTTTGCAGAGTTAGAAGCGGGCGTTACCTTCCAGATAGGTGCTTCAAGTGGTGAAACTTTAGATGTCACCACAAATGCAATTACTGCAGTAGCCGGCGACCTTAAAGCGGGCGCGAATGCCGCTATCGATCTTGTTGATACCTTCATCGACGAAGTTGGTGCTGAACGCTCAACACTAGGTGCTAACATCAACCGCCTGGGTCACACAGCCTCTAACCTGACTAACGTCACCGAGAATACTAAAGCCGCAGCAGGCCGCATCATGGACACTGACTTTGCTGTTGAAACTGCAAACATGACCAAGAACCAGTTATTGGTTCAAGCTGGTACGAATATCCTATCATCAGCCAACCAAAACACTGGTTTAGTAATGAGCCTGTTAGGTTAA
- the flgL gene encoding flagellar hook-associated protein FlgL, which produces MRVSTQNMYSSNLYNLQNTTSDLARLNEMMSTGKSLLRPSDDPIGSVKVIGSERDMAATNQYLKNIESLSTSFGRAESNLSSMTELQSRMREITVAANNGSLSAEDRAAYAAEMNELLDALTDTINAKDEGGNYLFSGNLTDTPPISIDASGNYIYQGDASQREVQVSSSSWMPANVTAQEFIFSNGSTDILNQTKEFIAMLEDPTLSPGDPAFDNVAESMLTTLDDTLTSISSAMTDIGGKQNSLTLIQGSHEEMVLFNKEVIGETEGLDYAQATAEFNVKLTTLKVTQQTFVQVSQLSLFGQM; this is translated from the coding sequence ATGCGTGTAAGTACTCAAAACATGTACAGCAGTAACCTCTACAATCTGCAAAATACCACCAGCGATCTTGCCCGTCTCAATGAGATGATGTCGACAGGTAAATCACTCCTTCGCCCGTCAGACGATCCCATAGGTTCAGTCAAGGTGATCGGCAGCGAGCGTGATATGGCGGCAACCAATCAGTATCTCAAGAATATCGAATCTCTAAGTACTAGCTTCGGCCGCGCAGAGAGTAACTTATCGAGTATGACCGAGCTGCAGAGTCGTATGCGTGAAATCACGGTCGCGGCCAACAACGGCAGCCTTTCTGCCGAAGACAGGGCAGCCTACGCCGCAGAGATGAATGAGCTACTCGACGCTCTCACCGACACCATCAATGCAAAAGATGAGGGGGGTAACTATCTGTTTTCCGGCAACCTGACTGATACCCCGCCCATCTCAATCGATGCCAGCGGTAACTATATCTATCAGGGAGACGCCAGCCAACGTGAAGTGCAGGTATCAAGCTCCTCATGGATGCCTGCCAATGTGACGGCCCAGGAGTTTATCTTCTCCAATGGCAGCACAGATATCCTCAACCAGACAAAAGAGTTTATCGCTATGCTGGAAGACCCCACACTATCTCCCGGTGATCCGGCATTCGATAACGTGGCCGAAAGCATGCTAACGACCTTAGATGACACCTTGACCAGTATCAGTAGTGCCATGACCGACATAGGCGGAAAACAAAACAGCTTAACTCTGATACAAGGTTCTCACGAAGAGATGGTGCTGTTTAACAAGGAGGTCATAGGCGAAACAGAAGGACTCGACTACGCCCAGGCAACAGCCGAGTTCAACGTCAAGCTCACCACACTCAAGGTCACCCAGCAAACGTTCGTGCAGGTCAGCCAGCTATCGCTATTCGGGCAGATGTAA
- the flgK gene encoding flagellar hook-associated protein FlgK: MSMLNIGMSGLNASMAALNTTSNNVANAMVPGYSRQQVMMSSVGSGTYGGGAGVMVDGVRRISDQYEVAQLWNTTSDVGFSKVQASYYGQVEQIFGSDGNNISQGLDLLFASLNSAMEQPNEIAYRQGVLNEARALTHRFNSISEGVNAQLSQIEGQLGASVKEVNAQLQTIASFNAEIQASGNNGNVPSSLLDARDAAVDDLAAIVDINVVEDSNGMLNISLAQGQPLLAGTTASTLSVSPDPGNPGMSKISIQFGQSSFPVDESAGGSLGALLDYRDNSLMDSIAFIDELAMTIADEFNAVLAGGTDLNGNTPTQDLFTYDPNSPAGSLKLTSGFTAEMLAFGQDGTPGDNSNLKELVELANKSFTFNSIGADTTMGDAFASKIGELGSASRQAQVNADTSVKLQMEAQSQWASTSGVNMDEEAVNLIIYQQSYQANAKVISTADQLFQTILNSI; the protein is encoded by the coding sequence ATGAGCATGCTAAATATTGGTATGTCTGGGCTGAATGCGAGTATGGCAGCCCTGAATACGACCTCAAACAATGTTGCCAATGCTATGGTGCCTGGTTATTCACGCCAACAGGTGATGATGAGCTCTGTCGGCAGCGGAACCTATGGTGGTGGCGCAGGGGTCATGGTTGATGGCGTGCGACGTATTTCGGACCAGTATGAGGTGGCTCAGTTGTGGAATACCACCAGCGATGTAGGCTTCAGCAAGGTACAGGCCAGTTATTATGGTCAGGTTGAGCAAATTTTTGGCTCCGATGGTAACAACATCTCTCAAGGTCTGGATCTGCTTTTCGCTTCGCTGAACTCGGCCATGGAGCAACCCAATGAGATAGCCTATCGCCAAGGCGTATTGAATGAAGCAAGGGCATTAACTCACAGGTTTAACTCCATCAGCGAGGGGGTCAATGCACAATTATCTCAGATCGAGGGACAGCTAGGCGCCTCGGTTAAAGAGGTGAATGCTCAACTACAGACCATAGCCAGCTTCAATGCCGAAATCCAGGCATCCGGCAACAATGGCAATGTGCCCTCATCTTTGTTAGATGCCCGCGATGCCGCCGTCGATGACTTGGCCGCCATTGTCGATATCAATGTGGTCGAAGACTCTAATGGCATGCTCAACATCTCTCTGGCACAGGGACAACCTCTGCTGGCAGGAACCACGGCTTCGACTTTGAGTGTCTCACCCGATCCAGGCAACCCGGGAATGAGTAAGATCAGCATTCAATTTGGCCAGTCGAGCTTTCCTGTAGATGAAAGTGCAGGAGGGAGCTTAGGTGCCCTGCTCGATTATCGCGATAACAGCTTGATGGACTCGATAGCCTTTATCGACGAGTTAGCCATGACCATAGCCGATGAGTTCAATGCCGTACTGGCGGGAGGCACAGATCTTAACGGCAATACACCGACACAAGACCTGTTTACCTACGATCCGAACAGCCCAGCCGGCAGTCTCAAGTTGACCTCAGGATTTACCGCCGAAATGCTGGCATTCGGCCAGGATGGTACTCCGGGTGATAACAGTAACCTCAAAGAGTTGGTCGAGCTGGCCAATAAAAGCTTCACCTTCAACTCAATCGGCGCAGACACGACTATGGGGGATGCCTTCGCCAGCAAGATAGGTGAACTGGGCTCCGCATCTCGTCAGGCACAGGTAAACGCCGACACCAGCGTGAAGTTACAGATGGAGGCTCAGTCTCAGTGGGCAAGCACCAGCGGCGTCAATATGGATGAAGAGGCGGTAAACCTGATCATCTATCAGCAATCCTATCAGGCAAATGCCAAGGTGATATCGACTGCCGACCAACTATTCCAAACCATTCTCAACAGCATTTAA
- a CDS encoding rod-binding protein — MKLDNVQNSHGYLKQMNAGDLIKANGEYGALELVSQQFEAQFLQTVLKQMRSASDVMADKDNPLSSQNDGMYRDWHDAELAGRLSQMQSTGLASVMTKQLAGALKSAPQPVASTNQVAEEMSVNPSNTTAMQPALIVPMMAKPSE, encoded by the coding sequence ATGAAATTAGACAACGTGCAAAACTCCCATGGGTATCTGAAACAGATGAACGCCGGCGACCTGATAAAGGCCAATGGTGAATATGGTGCACTCGAACTGGTGAGTCAGCAGTTTGAGGCGCAATTCTTACAAACGGTACTGAAGCAGATGCGCAGCGCCTCCGATGTGATGGCCGATAAAGATAACCCGCTCTCATCGCAAAATGATGGCATGTACCGCGACTGGCACGATGCAGAGTTGGCTGGACGCCTGAGTCAGATGCAGAGCACAGGGCTTGCCAGTGTGATGACCAAACAATTGGCTGGTGCACTTAAGTCCGCCCCTCAGCCTGTCGCCTCTACTAATCAGGTAGCCGAAGAAATGTCGGTGAACCCGAGCAACACGACAGCCATGCAACCCGCACTCATAGTGCCGATGATGGCCAAGCCAAGCGAGTAA
- a CDS encoding flagellar basal body P-ring protein FlgI, which translates to MKKPLILIMSLLLIFTVDSVSAQSQTRYLMDIVDVQGIRENQLVGYGLVVGLDGTGDRTQVRFTSQSVVNMLKQFGVQIDDKTDPKLKNVAAVAVHGNVPALASPGQSIDITVSSLGDAKSLRGGTLLMTPLRAVDGEIYAVAQGNLVVGGVSAQGRNGTSVTINVPTVGNIPNGALLEAPMHSNFTESETIVLNLRAPSFMTARNIERTVNALFGPDVAQADSNAKVTVRAPESKRERVTFMSMLEELQIEQGRKSPRVVFNSRTGTVVMGGDVVVRKAAVSHGNLTVTIIEKESVSQPNGALWGQAQGETVVTTDSQVDIDTGNGHMFVWPEGIALEEVVRAVNSLGASPMDLMAILQALDEAGALEAELVVI; encoded by the coding sequence ATGAAAAAGCCCCTAATTTTGATCATGAGCCTACTGCTCATTTTTACCGTGGATAGCGTATCGGCTCAAAGCCAGACTCGTTACTTGATGGATATCGTCGACGTGCAGGGGATCCGGGAAAACCAACTTGTCGGCTACGGTTTAGTCGTCGGGTTAGACGGTACGGGGGATCGAACTCAGGTGAGATTCACCAGTCAGTCCGTCGTTAATATGCTGAAACAGTTCGGTGTTCAGATAGATGACAAAACGGACCCCAAGCTCAAGAACGTTGCGGCAGTGGCCGTACACGGAAACGTACCAGCACTCGCCAGTCCGGGTCAGAGCATAGATATCACGGTATCCTCTCTGGGTGATGCAAAAAGCCTGCGTGGCGGCACCCTGCTGATGACCCCTCTTCGCGCCGTAGATGGCGAGATCTATGCGGTAGCACAGGGTAACTTAGTCGTCGGTGGCGTTTCGGCTCAGGGACGTAACGGCACCTCTGTGACCATCAACGTACCTACCGTTGGCAATATCCCCAATGGCGCACTGCTCGAAGCGCCCATGCACAGTAACTTCACCGAGTCAGAGACGATAGTCCTCAACCTGCGTGCCCCCAGCTTTATGACGGCGCGAAACATTGAACGCACCGTTAATGCGTTATTTGGTCCCGATGTTGCTCAGGCCGACAGCAATGCCAAGGTTACCGTCCGGGCTCCGGAGTCGAAGCGGGAAAGGGTCACCTTTATGTCCATGCTCGAGGAGTTACAGATAGAGCAGGGACGAAAATCACCACGAGTCGTCTTCAATAGTCGCACCGGAACAGTTGTCATGGGTGGAGATGTGGTGGTGAGAAAAGCCGCCGTCAGCCATGGGAACCTGACCGTCACCATCATAGAGAAAGAGAGTGTCAGTCAGCCTAACGGAGCGCTCTGGGGACAAGCCCAGGGCGAAACCGTCGTCACCACAGATAGTCAAGTCGATATCGACACGGGTAACGGCCACATGTTTGTCTGGCCTGAAGGGATAGCGCTGGAGGAGGTCGTCAGGGCCGTCAACAGTCTGGGGGCATCACCCATGGATCTGATGGCGATACTCCAGGCACTGGATGAAGCCGGAGCACTCGAAGCCGAATTGGTGGTGATCTGA
- the flgH gene encoding flagellar basal body L-ring protein FlgH, whose amino-acid sequence MRHLWIGMLLLLSGCAANFPEADTKPGQPEWAPPEIDYSLPDAKDGSAYRQGYMLTLFKDKRAFREGDILTVALDEKTYSSKRADTKANKEQDLSIGAQASAGDSSYSGAGDGSLARGFKGSGSSTQQNQLSGSITVTVAKVLPNGALLIRGEKWLRLNQGDEYLRLLGLIRTDDIGNDNTISSQRIADARIIYGGQGAIADSNAMGWASRYFNSPWFPL is encoded by the coding sequence ATGCGTCATTTATGGATAGGAATGCTGTTGCTGTTATCTGGATGTGCGGCCAACTTTCCCGAAGCCGACACTAAGCCCGGTCAACCGGAGTGGGCACCACCGGAGATAGACTACAGCCTGCCGGATGCGAAGGATGGCAGCGCATATCGTCAGGGATACATGTTAACCCTGTTTAAAGATAAGCGCGCCTTTCGGGAGGGAGATATTCTCACTGTCGCGCTGGACGAGAAAACCTACTCCAGTAAACGAGCCGACACGAAAGCCAATAAGGAGCAGGATCTCTCAATCGGAGCTCAGGCCTCGGCGGGTGACTCCAGCTATAGCGGCGCCGGTGACGGCTCATTGGCGCGAGGGTTTAAGGGCTCAGGCTCCAGTACCCAACAAAACCAACTCTCCGGCTCAATTACAGTCACCGTGGCTAAGGTACTGCCAAATGGGGCCTTGCTTATCCGGGGGGAGAAATGGTTGAGACTCAACCAGGGGGATGAATATTTACGCCTGCTCGGATTGATCCGTACCGATGATATTGGCAATGACAATACCATCTCATCTCAGAGGATCGCCGACGCCCGCATCATCTACGGTGGTCAGGGTGCCATTGCAGACAGCAATGCCATGGGGTGGGCATCACGGTACTTTAACAGCCCCTGGTTCCCCCTATGA
- the flgG gene encoding flagellar basal-body rod protein FlgG: MQSALWVSKTGLTAQDVKMTTIANNLANVNTTGFKRDRVAFNDLFYQTQRQPGGQVDELNELPSGLQLGTGTRVVGTQKIFTSGDMLTTNQQLDLAIEGQGFFQIEEANGDLAYSRDGQFYRNSDGLMVTSQGLPLVPNIEIPEDALTITIATDGIVTAQISGQAEAQELGQITLVNFTNPTGLEARGDNLYRETGASGAAIEGVAGDQAIGQLRQGALEGANVNVVEEMVEMISTQRAYEMNAKVVSASDDMLKFLNQSL, translated from the coding sequence ATGCAATCAGCATTATGGGTCAGTAAGACCGGGTTAACAGCCCAAGATGTAAAAATGACCACGATAGCCAACAATCTGGCTAACGTGAATACAACCGGCTTTAAGCGTGACAGAGTCGCGTTTAATGACCTGTTTTATCAGACTCAGCGCCAACCCGGCGGGCAGGTCGATGAGCTCAATGAACTTCCATCCGGGCTGCAGCTGGGCACGGGAACACGAGTCGTCGGAACCCAAAAGATCTTTACCAGCGGTGACATGCTCACCACGAACCAGCAGTTAGATCTGGCCATCGAAGGGCAAGGCTTCTTTCAGATAGAGGAAGCCAATGGCGATCTGGCCTACAGCCGGGACGGGCAATTTTATCGTAATAGCGATGGTCTGATGGTGACCTCTCAAGGACTGCCTCTGGTACCGAATATCGAGATCCCGGAAGATGCACTCACCATCACTATCGCGACAGACGGTATCGTCACGGCGCAGATCTCCGGCCAAGCAGAGGCTCAGGAACTGGGCCAAATCACCTTAGTGAACTTTACCAATCCTACCGGGCTGGAAGCCAGAGGCGACAACCTCTATCGCGAAACCGGCGCATCCGGAGCCGCCATAGAGGGCGTTGCCGGCGATCAGGCTATCGGCCAACTTCGCCAGGGCGCATTGGAGGGAGCGAACGTAAATGTGGTCGAGGAGATGGTCGAAATGATCTCCACTCAAAGAGCCTACGAGATGAATGCCAAGGTCGTTTCGGCATCCGATGACATGCTCAAGTTCCTCAACCAGTCGCTGTAG
- a CDS encoding flagellar basal body rod protein FlgF codes for MDKMLYTAAAGAARVMEAQAIRANNLANAETTGFKADLERVNATVIPAMGNTLQTRVMAQTQSSGFSHQSGALNPTGRTLDLAIREQGLFSVMTEQGEAYTRSGTLVPDTNGQLTIDGRPVAGIDGPIVLPEYRELFVGDDGRISVLAAEGGITEEVGQLKLVNPELDTMEKGLDGLFYSRDGQPLQANEQVKVDSGFLESSNVKAVSELIASMDLSRQFEVQVKLMKSAEKLAEAGNRLLRNA; via the coding sequence ATGGACAAAATGCTTTATACCGCAGCAGCGGGGGCGGCTCGGGTGATGGAGGCTCAGGCCATCAGGGCCAATAACTTAGCCAATGCCGAAACCACAGGCTTCAAGGCCGATCTGGAGCGGGTAAATGCCACCGTCATCCCCGCCATGGGGAACACTTTACAGACTCGCGTGATGGCGCAGACCCAGAGCAGTGGTTTCAGCCACCAAAGTGGTGCCCTGAATCCTACGGGGAGAACGCTGGATCTGGCTATTCGTGAGCAGGGTCTGTTCAGCGTAATGACCGAGCAAGGCGAAGCCTACACCCGCTCGGGCACTCTGGTCCCCGATACTAATGGACAGTTGACCATAGACGGGCGTCCCGTGGCCGGTATAGATGGCCCTATCGTATTGCCGGAGTATCGCGAACTATTCGTGGGTGACGATGGCCGAATCAGCGTGCTGGCGGCCGAGGGCGGCATTACCGAGGAGGTGGGACAGCTCAAACTGGTTAACCCGGAGCTCGACACCATGGAGAAAGGTTTAGATGGCCTGTTTTACAGCCGTGATGGCCAGCCGCTACAGGCCAATGAACAGGTAAAAGTCGACAGCGGTTTTCTGGAGTCCAGTAACGTCAAGGCGGTCAGTGAGCTGATCGCCTCCATGGATCTCAGTCGTCAGTTTGAGGTGCAGGTAAAACTCATGAAAAGTGCAGAGAAGTTAGCCGAAGCTGGTAACAGACTGCTTAGAAACGCTTAA
- the flgE gene encoding flagellar hook protein FlgE, which translates to MSFNIALSGLQATTQDLNTISNNIANSSTVGYRGGRSEFSAVYNGGQAGGVNVMSTSQNFSMGGSLVYTGRELDMGIQGDGFFVLSGQDGSTLYSRAGMFSQDADGYITDPAGNRLQGYPVGAGGQLQTGNVSDLQVQSGSLPAKATTDVGVVSNLDASMEPIDQTTTPFDPDDISSYHSSGTVAVYDSLGNEHALTQYYVKTNDSPSEWNVHYMMDGKDVGTNKLEFDDKGALTGGENVTLNLGTPGGAAPMSLDLSYKNSTQYASDYSNSSLTQNGYTSGELNGVRLDDNGMVYGTYTNGQEQIQGQVVLADFNNPNGLTPVSNNAWAATNAAGQPIVGAPTTGTLGSVSGGYLEGSNVDTTAEMVSLMTAQRNYQSNAKVLDANSTMQQALLNAI; encoded by the coding sequence ATGTCTTTCAATATCGCATTAAGCGGATTACAAGCCACAACACAAGATCTCAATACCATCAGTAACAATATCGCCAACTCCTCCACCGTTGGATATCGTGGTGGTCGCAGTGAATTTTCGGCAGTCTACAACGGCGGTCAGGCCGGCGGTGTCAACGTCATGTCCACCAGCCAAAACTTCTCAATGGGTGGCAGCCTGGTCTATACCGGCCGTGAGCTGGATATGGGAATTCAGGGTGATGGCTTCTTCGTGCTTAGCGGACAAGATGGCAGCACGCTGTACTCCAGAGCGGGCATGTTTTCACAAGATGCCGACGGCTATATTACCGATCCCGCCGGCAACCGTCTGCAGGGTTACCCGGTTGGGGCTGGCGGGCAACTGCAAACCGGCAATGTGAGTGATCTCCAGGTGCAGTCCGGTTCCCTCCCCGCTAAAGCCACCACAGATGTGGGGGTTGTCTCAAATTTAGATGCCAGCATGGAACCGATAGACCAGACCACCACCCCGTTCGACCCGGATGATATCTCCAGCTACCACTCATCTGGCACCGTCGCCGTCTATGACTCCCTGGGCAACGAACATGCTCTGACCCAATATTATGTCAAAACCAACGATAGCCCAAGCGAGTGGAATGTCCACTACATGATGGATGGCAAAGATGTTGGAACCAACAAACTTGAATTCGATGATAAGGGCGCACTCACCGGTGGTGAAAATGTCACATTAAACTTAGGAACCCCTGGCGGGGCTGCCCCCATGAGCCTGGATCTGAGCTACAAGAACAGCACTCAGTACGCCTCCGACTACAGCAATTCAAGCCTGACTCAAAATGGCTACACCTCGGGTGAGTTAAACGGAGTGCGCTTAGACGATAACGGCATGGTCTACGGCACCTACACTAACGGTCAGGAGCAGATCCAGGGCCAGGTCGTATTGGCCGACTTCAATAACCCTAATGGTCTTACGCCCGTAAGCAACAATGCCTGGGCAGCGACGAACGCTGCAGGACAACCGATCGTAGGCGCACCGACAACCGGCACATTAGGCTCGGTCAGTGGCGGTTACCTCGAGGGTTCTAATGTCGATACCACGGCAGAGATGGTCAGTCTGATGACGGCACAGCGCAACTATCAATCGAACGCCAAGGTGCTGGATGCCAACTCAACCATGCAGCAAGCCCTGCTGAACGCCATCTAA
- a CDS encoding flagellar hook capping FlgD N-terminal domain-containing protein, whose translation MNVNSTTNSSGNDNTSDVMNSPGNDAASIKNEFMTLMIAQIQNQDPTNPIDSTEYVTQLAQFSQVESLEQMRLNQSTQMVMMENLGIVQSAQLIGKDAMVPASEVTLDTETVHGKVYTGNAVEELSIDIMDESGEVVSTLKLGPQEVGDIEFSIDPEALGLPPGKYSIEAQATSGEETLTADTFIQAPIEKIHFVSASGMMMAELGYGLGTVSVLDISEVS comes from the coding sequence ATGAATGTAAACAGTACCACCAACAGTAGTGGCAACGATAACACCAGTGATGTGATGAACTCGCCGGGTAACGATGCGGCGTCCATCAAGAATGAGTTTATGACCTTGATGATCGCGCAGATCCAAAACCAGGACCCGACAAACCCTATCGACAGCACCGAGTATGTCACTCAGTTAGCCCAATTCTCTCAGGTTGAGAGCTTAGAGCAGATGCGCCTGAACCAGTCGACTCAGATGGTCATGATGGAGAACCTGGGCATAGTCCAATCGGCGCAGTTGATCGGTAAAGATGCCATGGTCCCGGCTTCCGAGGTGACCTTAGATACAGAAACCGTTCACGGCAAAGTCTATACAGGCAACGCAGTCGAAGAGCTCAGTATCGACATCATGGATGAGAGCGGCGAAGTGGTATCGACCCTGAAGCTGGGTCCACAGGAGGTCGGTGATATCGAATTTTCCATAGATCCAGAAGCCCTAGGTCTTCCGCCGGGCAAATACAGCATAGAAGCCCAGGCCACCTCGGGCGAAGAAACGCTGACCGCAGATACCTTCATTCAGGCGCCGATTGAGAAGATCCACTTCGTCAGCGCCTCAGGAATGATGATGGCCGAGCTTGGCTACGGCCTGGGCACGGTATCAGTTCTGGATATCTCTGAAGTCTCATAA